In a genomic window of Rhopalosiphum maidis isolate BTI-1 chromosome 4, ASM367621v3, whole genome shotgun sequence:
- the LOC113550641 gene encoding 60S ribosomal protein L21: MTNSKGYRHGTRDLFSRRFRRHGVIPLSTYMKVYKVGDRVDIKGNGAVQKGMPYKVYHGKTGRVFNVSKHALGVIVNKRVRNRIIAKRINIRIEHVNPSKCRDDFLKRVKENEDKVADAKKKGIRVCLKRKPQGPRPGHIVRGTDPISLAPLPYEFIA, encoded by the exons atgacCAACTCCAAAGGTTATAGGCATGGTACTAGGGATTTATTCTCCAGAAGATTCCGTAGACATGGAGTCATTCCTCTGTCAACGTACATGAAAGTGTATAAAGTTGGCGATCGAGTTGATATaaag GGAAATGGAGCTGTTCAAAAGGGTATGCCTTACAAAGTCTATCATGGTAAAACTGGACGAGTATTCAATGTATCCAAACACGCTCTTGGAGTAATCGTCAATAAAAGAGTCCGCAACCGTATTATTGCAAAAAg aaTTAACATTCGTATTGAACATGTCAACCCATCAAAATGCCGAGATGATTTCTTGAAGCGCGTCAAAGAAAACGAAGATAAAGTTGCTGATGCTAAAAAGAAGGGAATTAGAGTGTGCCTTAAACGCAAA CCTCAAGGACCCCGACCAGGTCACATAGTAAGAGGAACGGATCCAATCAGTTTAGCTCCTCTACCTTATGAATTTATTGCTTAA
- the LOC113549506 gene encoding uncharacterized protein C119.18-like, which translates to MDSFHLPCNKIKDEYQKCFSSWFTECYMKGDYDDKRCAKKFDEYQKCLREGMQIHTLDIEDVLKPYLGTERMKK; encoded by the coding sequence atggaTAGTTTTCATTTACCCTGTAACAAGATAAAAGatgaatatcaaaaatgtttcaGTTCTTGGTTCACTGAATGTTATATGAAAGGCGATTATGATGACAAAAGGTGTGCCAAAAAATTTGATGAGTATCAAAAGTGCCTTCGAGAAGGTATGCAAATACACACTTTGGATATTGAAGATGTATTAAAACCTTACTTGGGAACAGAGCGCATGAAGAAGTAG
- the LOC113548491 gene encoding 39S ribosomal protein L43, mitochondrial, which translates to MSSSRFTPRGFPRVPLQNGIGRYICQLKRVTLRFCKSSGSSRGIRDFIETDLISFAQDHPGTAVYLKPRRHKSPSFVAEYLNGEREVISCHNFTAQEMIKWLNLYSTRSGIPLMRYVKMWHTECPSIQGVWSPFTNKDPALNTTQFPSEMLSKPVWEEKSATEELLEMINKQKISDENNDDTQKVQAANV; encoded by the coding sequence ATGTCGAGCAGTCGTTTTACACCAAGAGGATTTCCCAGGGTTCCGCTTCAAAATGGTATTGGACGTTACATATGTCAATTGAAAAGAGTCACATTAAGATTTTGTAAAAGCAGTGGATCTAGTCGCGGAATTCGTGATTTCATTGAAACAGATCTAATAAGTTTTGCACAAGACCACCCAGGTACAGCAGTGTACTTGAAACCTCGTCGTCACAAGTCCCCTTCATTTGTCGCCGAATATTTGAATGGTGAACGTGAAGTAATCAGCTGTCATAATTTTACTGCACAAGAAATGATCAAatggttaaatttatatagcaCTCGATCTGGTATACCACTTATGAGGTACGTCAAAATGTGGCATACAGAATGCCCTTCTATTCAAGGTGTCTGGAGTCCATTTACAAATAAGGATCCAGCATTAAACACTACACAGTTTCCATCTGAGATGTTATCAAAGCCTGTATGGGAAGAAAAGTCAGCCACAGAAGAGTTATtagaaatgataaataaacaaaaaatcagtgacgaaaataatgatgatacaCAGAAGGTTCAAGCAGCTAATGtgtaa